The Salinispora tropica CNB-440 genome has a window encoding:
- a CDS encoding lantibiotic dehydratase, with amino-acid sequence MHAVRAPGPPPYTATPAGWRTGAYFTARIAGLPLSTVDALRSPAACAWADRALALEHQLSTDGAQLSQLLYELVNDNEDESVRRRLLTLRRQVFNNALPAAPEPALAAVEQTRPVALPVVQRWIRRRTQLARHHDEGGAILAADVAQARAQLWQLADEPRLRGGLQLASPTLDEQLAAGSAPELTRPANKRTRRVERSLLSYLYRTACKTSPFSTFTAIALGRFTDTGSQLEFPVNEQWHQHVRLNVVLVARLAELVIADPRRRGDLVVELSPGWRRDADRIRYVRHWVTAGDDSATVSFDSVRDGLFFLRRSGVLDGLTALLQQRGTMRCAELVDRLCRDTGAHRSDGETYLSTLLELGMLRLVGLDTDVHAPDPIRALADTLGHLDTLWARQLVDQLHDVIELVDAYRQGDLGPRRDLRHRLRATVRAVMRSLGETNPTMPQTLLYEDSRVAGEPVAIAAQPWQRLVGANLAAVERVLPAFDQNLPHRIMFHGFFLARFGVGGRCDDLLRLVEDFHDDLYDQYSSYTAGRRPFADDGSYTPEENWLGRPEMTALDQARQLFATRVAALTDADPRCTELSLPVELFDEVGALLGDTAHQVHPMGHFVQLALREPDPLLVLNQSFGGLSFPFSRFTHCFDADTPTLAERLRAQAAELSPPDVVFAELTGGAATTNLNLHARLTDYVVVCPGETSSVPADRQLTLDDLYLAHDPETDRVVLRSTRLDKEVVAVYLGYLVPMALPQIPRTLLLLSPASLVRLDVWRGVPAATIDGVTVRPRLRLGNIVLSRRSWAVPVRELPDPGDPGTDPMAFLGWRRWRARHGLPEQVFATVYPATPGRLTANPKPQYVDFGSALSMQALRAVLSDPDDRLVLRELLPAADELAAHSALGGHVSELAVETFRVDARQTVAAPRSGGGSR; translated from the coding sequence ATGCACGCCGTGCGCGCGCCGGGCCCGCCACCGTACACCGCGACGCCCGCGGGCTGGCGTACCGGTGCATACTTCACCGCCCGGATCGCTGGTCTGCCCCTATCCACGGTCGACGCGCTCCGCTCCCCGGCAGCCTGCGCCTGGGCCGACCGGGCACTGGCCCTGGAGCACCAGCTCAGCACCGACGGCGCGCAGCTCAGTCAACTTCTGTACGAGCTGGTCAACGACAATGAGGACGAGTCGGTCCGACGTCGGCTGCTGACGCTACGCCGCCAGGTCTTCAACAACGCCCTGCCGGCCGCACCTGAGCCGGCGCTTGCCGCGGTCGAGCAGACCCGGCCGGTGGCCCTACCGGTCGTCCAGCGCTGGATACGGCGACGCACGCAGCTCGCCCGGCATCATGACGAGGGCGGTGCGATCCTCGCCGCCGACGTCGCCCAGGCGCGCGCCCAGCTGTGGCAGCTGGCCGACGAGCCACGCCTGCGCGGCGGGCTCCAGCTCGCCTCACCGACCCTTGATGAGCAGCTCGCCGCCGGTAGCGCACCGGAGCTGACCCGGCCCGCGAACAAACGGACCCGTCGCGTCGAGCGCTCGCTGCTGTCCTACCTGTACCGCACCGCCTGCAAGACCAGCCCGTTCAGCACCTTCACCGCGATCGCCCTCGGCCGCTTCACCGATACCGGATCGCAGCTCGAGTTTCCCGTCAACGAGCAGTGGCACCAGCACGTACGCCTCAACGTCGTTCTGGTCGCCCGGCTTGCCGAGCTGGTCATCGCCGACCCGCGGCGGCGTGGCGACCTGGTGGTGGAGCTGAGCCCGGGGTGGCGCCGAGACGCCGACCGGATCCGCTACGTGCGGCACTGGGTCACGGCCGGCGATGACAGCGCCACGGTCAGTTTCGACTCGGTCCGCGACGGACTCTTCTTCCTGCGCCGCAGCGGCGTCCTGGACGGGCTCACCGCCCTGTTGCAGCAGCGCGGCACGATGCGCTGCGCCGAGCTGGTGGACCGGCTCTGCCGGGACACCGGGGCCCATCGGTCCGACGGCGAGACGTACCTGTCGACGCTGCTGGAGTTGGGAATGCTGCGGCTGGTCGGCCTCGACACCGACGTGCACGCCCCGGATCCGATCCGCGCGCTCGCCGACACACTGGGGCACCTGGACACCTTGTGGGCCCGACAGCTCGTCGACCAGCTCCACGACGTCATCGAGCTGGTCGACGCCTACCGGCAGGGCGACCTCGGTCCGCGTCGCGACCTGCGACACCGACTACGGGCCACGGTACGCGCGGTGATGCGGTCCCTCGGCGAGACGAACCCGACAATGCCGCAGACGCTGCTGTACGAGGACAGCCGGGTCGCCGGCGAACCCGTCGCCATCGCGGCCCAGCCCTGGCAGCGGCTGGTCGGGGCGAACCTCGCCGCCGTGGAACGAGTTCTGCCCGCCTTCGACCAGAACCTGCCGCACCGGATCATGTTCCACGGTTTCTTCCTGGCCCGGTTCGGCGTCGGTGGCCGCTGCGACGACCTGCTGCGGCTGGTCGAGGACTTCCACGACGACCTCTACGACCAGTACTCCTCGTACACCGCGGGTCGCCGCCCGTTCGCCGACGACGGTAGCTACACGCCGGAGGAGAACTGGCTGGGCCGGCCCGAGATGACCGCGCTCGACCAGGCCCGACAGCTCTTCGCCACGCGGGTGGCCGCGCTCACCGACGCCGACCCCCGGTGCACCGAGCTGTCCCTGCCCGTCGAGCTGTTCGACGAGGTGGGTGCGCTGCTCGGTGACACCGCCCACCAGGTCCACCCGATGGGGCACTTCGTCCAGTTGGCGCTCCGCGAGCCCGACCCGCTGCTGGTACTCAACCAGTCCTTCGGAGGACTCTCCTTCCCGTTCAGCCGGTTCACCCACTGTTTCGACGCCGACACGCCCACCCTCGCCGAGCGGTTACGAGCCCAGGCGGCCGAACTCAGCCCACCGGACGTGGTCTTCGCCGAGCTGACCGGGGGAGCCGCCACCACCAACCTGAACCTGCACGCCCGGCTCACCGACTACGTTGTCGTGTGCCCCGGCGAAACCAGTAGCGTCCCGGCCGACCGGCAGCTCACCCTCGACGACCTCTACCTGGCACACGATCCGGAAACCGACCGGGTCGTACTGCGGTCGACCCGCCTCGACAAGGAGGTCGTCGCCGTGTACCTGGGCTACCTGGTGCCGATGGCGCTGCCGCAGATCCCGCGTACCCTGCTGCTGCTCTCGCCGGCGTCGCTGGTGCGCCTTGACGTGTGGCGCGGGGTGCCGGCGGCAACCATCGACGGCGTCACCGTCCGGCCCCGGCTGCGCCTCGGCAACATCGTGCTCAGCCGCCGCAGCTGGGCGGTGCCGGTACGCGAGCTTCCCGACCCGGGCGACCCCGGCACCGACCCGATGGCGTTCCTGGGCTGGCGTCGGTGGCGGGCCCGGCACGGCCTGCCCGAGCAGGTGTTCGCCACGGTCTACCCGGCTACACCGGGTCGGCTGACGGCCAACCCGAAGCCGCAGTACGT
- a CDS encoding nitroreductase family protein produces the protein MTSENPGSAHAYATAILHRSRAPMPPADFAPNWADAPRRGKYYPQASAFGLPTPPSTGVDLDTALRGPGDVDEPFTLPLLAGLLYHSYGLLGRRLGIQANSDLGVLPSYAYANWYRGAASGGGLYPCSVYWVAGPGAGVTPGVYYYAHARHAMQRLLGGDVSARVNAAVAPPHHASQFLIVGVKYWQNAFKYNNFSYHVVSMDLGTLLQAWRLWAGAQGRQIRPVLWFDQAAVADLLGLAPDDETLFAAVPLTWAEPTPPASLPAGPTAPAGRGEPATVRVRHHDQERSRTLLDFDALRRVSRSTAASVERPAIGALASAAAHPAPPGGTRVPLPTAAPLTLPVEAALTARRSSFGRFLRNRPMAAEHLAALLEATAASMVPSEIEGPADRPLARIYAFVNAVAAVPAGGYAYDPQEHSLILVTSGPPGAFLQRNYTLTNYNLEQAAVVLVATVRTHAVLDATGDRGYNLANATIGAMAQTFYTVAAALCLGAGVALGFDGVSYVEELGLADSDEFPLLIMLAGEERGQLGNYRYELR, from the coding sequence ATGACGTCCGAGAACCCCGGCTCCGCCCACGCGTACGCGACCGCGATCCTGCATCGCAGCCGTGCACCGATGCCTCCGGCCGACTTCGCGCCCAACTGGGCCGACGCGCCCCGCCGCGGCAAGTACTATCCGCAGGCGAGCGCCTTCGGGCTGCCCACCCCACCGAGCACGGGCGTCGACCTGGACACCGCGCTGCGTGGTCCCGGCGACGTTGACGAGCCGTTCACGCTTCCGTTGCTGGCCGGCCTGCTCTATCACTCGTACGGGCTGCTCGGACGGCGGCTCGGCATCCAGGCCAACTCCGATCTGGGCGTGCTGCCGTCGTACGCCTACGCCAACTGGTACCGCGGCGCCGCCTCCGGCGGAGGTCTCTACCCGTGCAGCGTCTACTGGGTGGCCGGACCCGGTGCCGGGGTCACCCCGGGTGTCTACTACTACGCCCACGCCCGGCACGCGATGCAGCGGCTGCTCGGCGGCGACGTCAGTGCTCGGGTGAACGCGGCGGTCGCCCCACCCCACCACGCCAGCCAGTTTTTGATCGTCGGGGTGAAGTACTGGCAGAACGCCTTCAAGTACAACAACTTCTCGTACCACGTGGTATCGATGGACCTTGGCACGCTGCTACAGGCGTGGCGGCTCTGGGCCGGCGCCCAGGGCCGTCAGATCCGGCCCGTGCTCTGGTTCGATCAGGCGGCCGTCGCCGACCTGCTCGGGCTCGCCCCCGACGACGAGACGCTCTTCGCCGCCGTGCCCCTGACCTGGGCCGAGCCCACGCCCCCCGCATCCCTGCCTGCCGGGCCCACCGCGCCCGCAGGTCGGGGGGAGCCGGCAACGGTCCGGGTACGGCACCATGACCAGGAACGGTCCCGGACGCTACTCGACTTCGATGCCCTGCGGCGGGTCAGCCGTAGCACCGCCGCGTCGGTCGAACGGCCGGCCATCGGCGCGCTGGCATCCGCCGCCGCCCACCCGGCGCCGCCGGGCGGAACGCGCGTGCCGCTACCCACCGCCGCGCCGCTGACGCTGCCCGTCGAGGCGGCCCTCACCGCCCGCCGCAGTAGCTTCGGCCGGTTTCTACGGAACCGTCCCATGGCGGCGGAGCACCTCGCCGCGCTGCTGGAGGCTACCGCCGCCAGCATGGTGCCGTCCGAGATCGAAGGTCCCGCCGACAGACCACTGGCGCGGATCTACGCCTTCGTCAACGCCGTGGCTGCCGTGCCCGCCGGAGGGTACGCGTACGACCCGCAGGAGCACAGCCTGATCCTGGTCACCAGCGGCCCACCCGGGGCGTTCCTGCAACGCAACTACACCCTGACCAACTACAACCTGGAGCAGGCAGCGGTCGTCCTTGTCGCGACAGTTCGTACGCACGCGGTGTTGGACGCCACCGGTGACCGGGGCTACAACCTCGCCAACGCCACCATCGGCGCGATGGCCCAAACCTTCTACACCGTCGCCGCCGCGCTGTGTCTCGGCGCCGGGGTCGCGCTGGGCTTCGACGGCGTCTCCTACGTCGAGGAGCTAGGACTCGCCGACAGCGACGAATTCCCGCTGCTCATCATGCTTGCCGGCGAGGAGCGCGGGCAGCTCGGCAACTACCGATACGAGCTGCGGTGA
- a CDS encoding TOMM precursor leader peptide-binding protein: MSDGAAATDELVCSGLARLLAERGCDAEVVALGVRDEYRASARPERGPRVLLYGQLALIGPVPPAAACSTCLARRWQAVRHRDLRDAVELGGDTIAAGPWPYATPLVADFLHALIAARRTTDTGPASTGTGAPSTVFQVDLSTLRVHQVPLLPDPECPGCGDMVADASELAVIGLPATPKAESGTFRGRDLDDYPLNVAAFANPVCGALGGSLWQDVTSLSTSPAVGSFTLRCGRFLRETLYGGHADGYRSSSRIAVLEGLERAAGLRPRGKRTAVTATLRELGDDALDPRECGLYTDAFYQANPYLHRFDVDRPITWVWGWSLRDQRTLLVPEILAYYHAASVEERFVQETSNGCASGGSMVEAIYHGLMEAVERDAFLLSWYGGRSLPEIDPASIDRPRTRMMVDRLAMYGYRARFFDTRMTFDIPVVTAVAVRRDGGLGTLAFGGGASLDPQVAITAALCEIATDSVMVRVRARADEPRLRRMTTDFSRVQGLHDHPLLYGLPEMARHAAFLLDHGTALAPMAHLYERDRPAPPVSTDLRDDLERCLKQVTAQGFDVIAVDQTTPEQRDLGLTTVSVVVPGLLPIDFGWLRQRAPHARRLRTAFRTAGFLDRDLRDDEIHSVPHPFP, encoded by the coding sequence ATGAGCGACGGCGCGGCTGCGACCGACGAGTTGGTTTGTTCCGGTCTGGCCCGGCTGCTTGCCGAGCGGGGCTGCGACGCGGAGGTGGTCGCGCTGGGGGTGCGGGACGAGTACCGGGCGTCCGCCCGCCCGGAGCGCGGACCGCGGGTGCTGCTCTACGGGCAGCTTGCGCTGATCGGACCGGTGCCGCCGGCAGCGGCCTGTTCGACCTGCCTCGCGCGTCGCTGGCAGGCCGTGCGCCACCGCGACCTGCGCGACGCGGTGGAGCTGGGCGGTGACACGATCGCGGCGGGCCCCTGGCCGTACGCGACCCCGCTCGTCGCGGACTTCCTGCATGCGCTGATCGCGGCGCGCCGCACCACCGACACCGGACCGGCCAGCACCGGGACGGGGGCGCCCAGCACGGTGTTTCAGGTCGACCTGTCGACCCTGCGGGTGCACCAGGTGCCGCTGCTGCCCGATCCCGAGTGCCCGGGCTGCGGTGACATGGTCGCCGACGCCTCGGAGCTGGCGGTGATTGGGCTGCCCGCCACACCGAAGGCGGAGTCAGGCACATTTCGTGGCCGGGACCTCGACGACTATCCGCTGAACGTGGCGGCGTTCGCCAACCCGGTCTGCGGGGCGCTCGGCGGCAGTCTGTGGCAGGACGTCACCTCGCTCTCCACCTCCCCGGCGGTCGGCTCGTTCACCCTGCGGTGTGGCCGCTTCCTGCGGGAGACGCTCTACGGTGGGCACGCCGACGGCTACCGGAGCAGCTCCCGGATCGCGGTGCTGGAAGGATTGGAACGCGCCGCCGGCCTGCGCCCGCGGGGCAAGCGCACCGCGGTCACCGCCACGCTGCGGGAGCTGGGCGACGACGCCCTGGACCCACGCGAGTGTGGGCTCTACACCGACGCCTTCTACCAGGCCAATCCGTACCTGCACCGGTTTGATGTGGATCGGCCGATCACGTGGGTGTGGGGCTGGTCGCTGCGCGACCAGCGCACGCTGCTGGTACCGGAGATACTCGCCTACTACCATGCGGCGAGCGTCGAGGAACGCTTTGTCCAGGAGACCTCGAACGGCTGCGCCTCCGGCGGATCCATGGTGGAGGCGATCTACCACGGGCTGATGGAGGCGGTCGAGCGCGACGCGTTTCTGCTGTCCTGGTACGGCGGCCGGTCCCTACCAGAGATCGACCCGGCCAGCATCGACCGACCACGAACCCGGATGATGGTCGACCGGCTGGCGATGTACGGCTACCGGGCCCGATTCTTCGACACCCGGATGACCTTCGACATCCCGGTGGTGACCGCGGTGGCCGTCCGCAGGGACGGCGGTCTCGGTACCCTCGCCTTCGGCGGCGGGGCGAGCCTCGATCCGCAGGTCGCGATCACCGCGGCGCTCTGCGAAATCGCCACCGACTCGGTGATGGTCCGGGTTCGTGCCCGCGCCGACGAGCCCCGGTTGCGTCGGATGACGACCGACTTCTCCCGGGTGCAGGGCCTGCACGACCACCCGCTGCTCTACGGCCTGCCGGAGATGGCGCGGCACGCCGCGTTCCTGCTGGATCACGGCACCGCGCTGGCCCCGATGGCGCACCTGTACGAGCGGGACCGTCCCGCCCCACCGGTCAGCACCGACCTGCGCGACGACCTCGAACGCTGCCTGAAGCAGGTGACGGCGCAGGGCTTCGACGTGATCGCCGTTGACCAGACCACCCCGGAGCAGCGCGATCTGGGCCTGACGACGGTGAGCGTGGTGGTTCCGGGGCTCCTGCCGATCGACTTCGGCTGGCTGCGCCAGCGCGCCCCGCACGCGCGGCGGCTGCGGACCGCGTTCCGCACCGCCGGGTTCCTCGACCGCGACCTGCGCGACGACGAAATCCACTCCGTTCCCCACCCGTTCCCGTGA
- a CDS encoding TOMM precursor leader peptide-binding protein: protein MSTAYDTVAQTRPRVRHDVLFTRTEDGVLFHNATSGFRLSSTTAYRLASLLIPHLNGRHQVADICARLPAGQRAMIGELVSTLYARGFARDVPEAEVDPTTILGPAVAAHFATQVAYLDHYTDRAAQRFATFRNTSVAVLGAGPVATACATGLLRNGAATVAVSPAVVPRLTPELAEPNAAGCAATTVPLPDARTEVGWSALATAEIVIVAGGDDAPRDTLRLLAAGIPPGRLLLPAWVAGGRMLVGPVQGVGRTGCWCCVMLRLADNDETGGAGRVWQAAALPSGAAPAAVEPDGPLAAMIGNLLAYEVFRLTTGALPAETDGSVIVQHLASLDVLTEQLLPHPRCTFCRPAPPEPAWITGGLDDPPVGADPAAGPAAGAQDALAQLEAHQPLLQPHLGVFRRYDDERWDQTPIKVGAVEFTDGSGQRRTVAAFDVHHVAAARLRALRIAAVVNTSSVATGIPTPHDRPRLDATRLGLASGWDDAAPDTWATARSLFTREVVAVPVSVLEPFGAANRRHGVEPTSAGGGAGGDLTEAVRAGLASALAGQRLRQVVFGQETVQKIRFNTIGATTPELLFLTRSTANLGVTMELLDLGGQRDTGVAVLLARSFDPGRGQWTYALTADPDWTAAAVAALRDVLGQAQLRAQDPEVVPDTGDPVLVDFDAGTVPVHEEVDAGGVSHRWADVLQRLPGLGCDVLVAPVGGADLAAGGLVAVKVLLAARGDR, encoded by the coding sequence ATGAGCACTGCATACGACACGGTGGCGCAGACCCGACCGCGAGTGCGCCACGACGTGCTGTTCACCAGGACCGAGGACGGAGTGTTGTTCCACAACGCCACCAGCGGCTTCCGGCTCTCCTCCACGACCGCCTACCGGCTGGCATCGTTGCTCATCCCGCATCTGAACGGGCGTCATCAGGTCGCGGACATCTGTGCTCGGTTGCCCGCCGGGCAGCGGGCCATGATCGGTGAGCTGGTGAGCACCCTCTACGCGCGCGGCTTCGCCCGTGACGTTCCCGAGGCGGAGGTCGACCCGACGACGATCCTCGGTCCGGCGGTGGCCGCGCATTTCGCCACCCAGGTCGCCTATCTCGACCACTACACCGACCGGGCGGCGCAGCGCTTCGCCACCTTTCGGAACACCTCGGTCGCGGTGCTGGGCGCCGGCCCGGTCGCCACTGCCTGCGCCACCGGGCTCCTTCGCAACGGCGCCGCCACGGTAGCCGTCTCGCCGGCAGTCGTACCGAGGCTCACCCCGGAGCTGGCCGAGCCGAACGCCGCGGGCTGCGCCGCGACGACCGTGCCGCTACCCGACGCGCGCACCGAGGTCGGCTGGTCCGCGCTGGCCACGGCGGAGATCGTGATTGTGGCCGGCGGAGATGACGCGCCCCGCGACACCCTGCGGCTACTCGCGGCCGGAATTCCCCCCGGCCGGCTTCTCCTGCCCGCCTGGGTCGCCGGTGGGCGGATGCTGGTCGGCCCGGTCCAAGGCGTCGGCCGTACCGGATGCTGGTGCTGCGTCATGCTGCGGCTGGCCGACAACGACGAGACCGGGGGCGCCGGCCGGGTGTGGCAGGCGGCGGCGTTGCCGTCCGGGGCCGCCCCCGCCGCCGTCGAGCCGGACGGACCCCTCGCCGCGATGATCGGCAACCTGCTGGCGTACGAGGTGTTCCGGCTGACCACCGGCGCGCTGCCCGCCGAGACCGACGGGAGCGTGATCGTGCAGCACCTCGCCTCACTCGACGTGCTGACCGAGCAACTGCTTCCGCACCCCCGGTGTACCTTCTGCCGGCCGGCCCCACCCGAACCGGCCTGGATCACCGGTGGGCTGGACGACCCGCCCGTCGGGGCCGATCCCGCGGCCGGCCCGGCCGCTGGGGCACAAGACGCGCTCGCACAGTTGGAGGCCCATCAGCCGCTACTCCAACCGCATCTGGGTGTGTTCCGCCGCTACGACGACGAGCGTTGGGACCAGACCCCGATCAAGGTCGGCGCGGTCGAGTTCACCGACGGCAGTGGCCAGCGCCGTACGGTGGCGGCCTTCGACGTCCACCACGTCGCGGCGGCCCGACTGCGGGCGCTACGGATCGCGGCCGTCGTCAACACCAGCAGCGTCGCGACCGGCATCCCCACCCCCCACGACCGTCCACGGCTCGACGCCACCCGCCTCGGTCTCGCCTCGGGCTGGGATGACGCCGCGCCAGACACGTGGGCCACCGCCCGGTCACTGTTCACCCGCGAGGTGGTGGCGGTGCCGGTGTCCGTACTGGAGCCGTTCGGCGCGGCCAACCGCCGGCACGGTGTCGAGCCGACCAGTGCTGGCGGGGGAGCGGGCGGTGATCTCACCGAGGCCGTCCGGGCGGGCCTCGCCTCGGCGCTCGCCGGGCAGCGGCTACGGCAGGTCGTCTTCGGTCAGGAGACCGTCCAGAAGATCCGCTTCAACACCATCGGCGCCACCACCCCCGAGCTGCTGTTCCTCACCAGGTCGACGGCGAACCTGGGTGTCACCATGGAACTGCTCGACCTCGGTGGACAGCGCGACACCGGGGTGGCGGTGCTGCTGGCCCGCTCCTTCGACCCAGGCCGCGGTCAATGGACGTACGCGTTGACCGCCGATCCGGACTGGACGGCGGCGGCCGTGGCGGCGCTGCGTGACGTGCTCGGTCAGGCCCAACTGCGTGCACAGGACCCCGAGGTCGTACCGGACACCGGCGACCCCGTGCTGGTCGACTTCGACGCCGGCACGGTGCCGGTGCACGAGGAGGTGGATGCCGGCGGGGTCAGTCACCGCTGGGCCGATGTGCTGCAGCGGCTACCGGGCCTCGGGTGCGACGTGCTGGTGGCACCCGTCGGTGGTGCGGACCTGGCCGCGGGCGGGCTGGTGGCGGTCAAGGTGCTGCTGGCCGCCAGAGGCGACCGATGA
- a CDS encoding AfsR/SARP family transcriptional regulator, translating to MESVAVSPSGGDQRARPAVFRVLGPLTLSSGGDTLVLPPSKVTSLLAVLLLHPDEVISVSTLQQAVWGDAQPASAKAALQTCTLRLRQLFHRHGITGSVIKTVPGGYRITATAATVDLMRFRELIGRTRDVPDPEAELARLEEALALWSDPMLANVPSEALHRDVVPRISEERVRAIERVCDLKISLGRDRSALVDLWTANRAYPANERFSAQLASVLYRTGRQADALAELRRIRDYLRHELGIAPGPTLRELELTILRGEASTPVAPVGRPATVVSRHPVASSLIGRDALGETVAERLRADCPIVVLTGPPGVGKTALAQHVGQLVAPHFPGGQLRVAADTVSHDAQRRLITPVDQGHGAQVGRRLLFADDVVNGSQVRALPALLAPGDALLLTSRQSLSGPVTRLGGWLHRVEPLEPADSLQLLRSALGPEQVDADPQSAAEIAALCDHLPLALRIAATRILLRPRTELAAAAEWLRADPLSRLSLPGEPDMSLGHRFDEALSRAGETLEAAFVRLATAAPAAITAAPAAQLLDVDPATARDLLDGLVDHSLVEEAADHYWIRALLRRHAQLAAERHAPHPDPPRRPHRAKGSMR from the coding sequence ATGGAGTCGGTCGCGGTGAGCCCATCCGGCGGTGACCAGCGAGCCCGCCCGGCGGTGTTCCGGGTGCTCGGCCCGCTGACCCTCAGCAGCGGCGGGGACACGCTGGTTCTGCCGCCGTCGAAGGTGACCTCGTTGCTTGCCGTGCTGCTGTTGCACCCCGACGAGGTGATCTCGGTCAGTACCCTGCAGCAGGCTGTCTGGGGTGACGCGCAGCCTGCCTCGGCCAAGGCCGCGTTGCAGACCTGCACCCTGCGGCTTCGGCAACTGTTTCACCGGCACGGCATCACCGGCAGCGTGATCAAGACAGTGCCGGGTGGCTACCGGATCACCGCTACCGCCGCCACCGTCGACCTGATGCGCTTCCGCGAGTTGATCGGCCGTACCCGCGACGTGCCGGATCCAGAGGCGGAGCTGGCGAGGCTGGAGGAGGCGCTCGCGCTGTGGAGCGACCCAATGCTGGCCAATGTGCCATCAGAGGCGCTGCACCGGGACGTGGTACCCCGGATCAGCGAGGAGCGGGTCCGGGCGATCGAGCGGGTGTGCGACCTGAAGATCAGCCTCGGTCGGGACCGGTCCGCGCTGGTGGACCTCTGGACCGCCAACCGCGCGTACCCCGCGAACGAGCGCTTCTCCGCACAGCTCGCCTCGGTGCTCTACCGCACCGGTCGGCAGGCGGACGCCCTGGCCGAACTGCGCCGGATCCGGGACTATCTTCGCCACGAACTCGGCATCGCTCCGGGCCCGACCCTGCGGGAGTTGGAGCTGACCATTCTGCGGGGCGAAGCGTCCACTCCGGTCGCTCCAGTAGGGAGACCCGCCACCGTAGTGTCCCGGCACCCGGTCGCGTCCAGCCTCATCGGTCGGGACGCGCTCGGCGAGACCGTCGCCGAGCGCCTCCGCGCGGATTGCCCGATCGTGGTGCTCACCGGCCCACCCGGCGTCGGCAAAACCGCGCTGGCGCAGCACGTCGGGCAGCTCGTCGCCCCCCACTTCCCCGGCGGTCAACTCCGGGTGGCGGCGGACACCGTGTCGCACGACGCCCAACGGCGGCTGATCACCCCGGTTGACCAGGGCCACGGTGCCCAGGTGGGCCGACGGCTGCTGTTCGCCGACGACGTGGTCAACGGCAGTCAGGTACGAGCCCTGCCGGCCCTTTTGGCACCCGGTGACGCGCTGCTGCTGACCAGTCGCCAAAGCCTGTCTGGTCCGGTTACCCGACTTGGCGGCTGGTTGCACCGGGTGGAGCCGCTCGAGCCTGCCGACTCGCTCCAGTTGCTCCGTTCCGCGCTGGGACCCGAGCAGGTCGATGCCGACCCGCAGAGCGCCGCGGAGATCGCGGCGCTCTGCGACCACCTGCCACTCGCGCTGCGCATCGCCGCCACCCGCATCCTGCTGCGCCCCCGGACGGAACTCGCGGCGGCGGCGGAGTGGCTGCGTGCGGACCCGCTGAGCCGGCTGAGTCTGCCCGGCGAACCGGACATGTCACTCGGCCACCGCTTCGACGAGGCCCTGTCCCGAGCCGGCGAAACGTTGGAGGCGGCCTTCGTCAGGCTGGCCACCGCGGCCCCCGCCGCCATCACCGCCGCACCGGCCGCACAGCTGCTCGACGTTGACCCGGCCACGGCTCGCGACCTGCTCGACGGGCTGGTCGACCACAGCCTGGTCGAGGAGGCCGCGGATCACTACTGGATACGAGCCTTGCTGCGGCGACACGCCCAACTCGCGGCCGAACGGCACGCCCCCCACCCCGACCCACCGCGACGGCCGCACCGAGCGAAGGGATCCATGCGATGA